From the Acidobacteriota bacterium genome, the window TTTGCCATGATGTGCGCCTGGAACGTGGCGTTTGGCTGCAGCGTGATCCGCTGCTGGACGACCATGCCGCCCGGCGCGCCGTCGCACTGCCAGACGCCGGCCAGCGCGGTCGCACCCTGCGGCGGCGCCGGCGGCGCCGGCGGCGCCGGCGGCGTTTGACCGCCGCCACCTCCGCCCTGCGGCGCCTGCTGCCCCTGTCCCTGCCCCTGCGCCGACGCGGCCGCGGCCATCGCGCGCGCGAAGCTCTGGGTGACCGAGGCAAACAGGTCGTGGCACAGGGTGATCTTCTTCTCAGACGGCGACCACCACGCGTTCACCTCGCCGCAGCCGCGGACGACGACAGGAATATCGTTGGGAAGGCTCACCGCCCTGCTGACCGAGGCGAGAAACGGCTGGAACACCGTGCCCTGGCGGTAGACGTTTTCAAACGCTCCGAAGGTGCCGCTCACCGCGGGGCCGTACTCGATCGTCAGCTCGCGCCCGCCAAACGTGCGCTCGAACCAGCCCGGCTCGTGCGGCGCCATCAGCACGTCCCACGCGGCGTACTTCGTCTTGTACTCTTCCGCGCACCGGTTGAGACGCGACTGCGGCACGCCGTCCTTCACCGCGCGTCCGACGAAGCGCAGCGGATCGGCGCCGGTGGCGAGGCACAGAATGTTGTAGTAGCGCCGTTCGTCCGGCGAGTGCTCGTCGTACCACGCGATCTTGCCGCCGGCGTTCGCGCGCTCGGCGGCGGCCAGCTTCCAGAACAACGCGCCGGAGTACACGAGATCCGCGATGGCGCCCTTCTGATCCTCCGGCGCCTCGGTGAGCGCGGACGTCAGAACGAAAGTCGCGAACTCGTCGGCCACGTCTTCCTGCGGGCCGATCGCGGGCAGCTTCAGCTCGGAGATGAGCATGTGCCCCGCCTCGTGCAGGAAGACGAACATCATGGCGCTGACCGACAGCCCCGTCACCTGCATCTGCGCGTCGCGCGACAGGCCGGTGACGTCCCCCATCGGCAGCGGCGGCATCGAGGCGGTCGCATCGGAACGCGTGGGTCCGGACGAAGAGAGACGGCCGAAGTAATTGGCGGTTCCCAGCAATAAAACGACTACCACGGCGGCGGCAATCAGCTGATTGCGCGACACAGTCATTGGGTGCTCCCTTGGATGCGGTCGCTATAGAATGCGGTACGACGCACCCGGGGTCAACGAATTAACGGCTGTGCCCGATCCGCACGCGCGGCGCCGGAAATTGAACACTGCGGGGCCCACGTCCCACGATTGAGATGAAGGAGCGGCTCATGCTCAAAGCACATCTCGCGAAGGAAATCGTCCTGCGAATGCCGAACGAGATCGGCACGCTCAACGGCGTCGCCAAGACGCTCGCCGACAAGGGCTTCAACATCCTCGCCGTGAGCGCCTGGGTGGAGGGGCCGGACGTCGTCATCCGGCTGCTCATGGACGACACGTCGCGCGCGGCAGACACGATGAAGGCGCGCGGCTACCACGTGCGCGAAGTGGACGTCGTCGTCGCCGAGATCCCGCACAAGCCCGGCATGCTGCGGAGCATCACCGACAAGCTGGCGCAGGAGGAGATCGACATCCACCACCTGTATGCCACGTCAGGGCGCGGTCAGGACCAGGGGCTGGTCGTCTTCGCGACCGCGCACAACGATCGCGCGCTCGTCCGGCTGAACGCCGGGCACTAGCTACGTCGCGATTGGCGGGCGCTGCGACTGGTTCTCCGGGATCAGCCGCTCGACGATGACGACGTCGAGCCATCGGCCGTCGAGGCGGGCGTGCTTTTCGTAGGTGCCGACCTCGCGGAAGCCGCACGCGCGGCAGAGCGCGCGGCTCGCGGCGTTGGACGGAAACACGCGCGAGACGAGCTTCCAGTAGCCGCGCTCGCGCGCGACGGCGGCGAGCGCCTCGAGCAGCCGCCGGCCGACGCCGCGGCCGCGAGCGGCGCGATCGAGATACACGGACACCTCCGCGATGCCGGCATAGCATGCCCGCGGCCGATAGCTGCCCGTGCCCGCCCATCCGATCACGCGGCCGTCTTCCTCGGCGACCACCATCGGAAACCGCGCGCGGTCCTGCAGCCGCGCCTCGATATCGGCGGCGCTGCGTGGCTCTGTCTCGAACGTCGCGCCGCGCTCGGCGATACCCTGGTTGTAGATGGCGGCAACAGCCGCCGCATCGGCAAGCTCCGCCTGCCTGATGGTGAGCTGCATCATGAGAGGGCGCTGCCGCGTGAGGGGACGCACCGCCTCGGGCGGCGTCAATGTTTGCGGCGATGCTCGAGGGCGGTCACGCGCCCGTCGATCGCGTCGAGCCTCCGATCGGTCGCGTCATGGCGGCGCTCGTGCGCGTCGACGCGATCGCGCAAGGCGAAGTGCCCATCCAGCACCTGCTGGAAGCGCATCTCCAGCCGCGCCCCGACCATGCTCATGTGACTCTTGAGCGTTTCGGTCATTTCGTCGAAGCGCCGGTCGACCGCTTCGAATCGGGCGTCGACCTGCCCGAACCGCGCATTCTCCTGATCGAAACCCTGCCGCATCTCCGCGGCCAGTTGGTCGATCCTGCGCTCCAGCGATTCGTCCGCCATCTCCCGTCCTCCGAGGATAGTAGCATCGTCTCGACGTGCCTTGCATCCCGACTATCGCCACTTGCGTGCCGCGGATGATTTCTGCGGAAAACAGCGGAACTGCGTGAGGTAAGGACGCGGCCGTCGCAATAGTTGCGCGCGTGTGCGCCTTCGCGCGTGGATAATTCTTCGCTCAGCGCGCCGCGGTGACACAGCACAAGGCGGGCATCTGAATGCTCTGATATCCTCGAACGTCGGGGCTGCAATGCCGCTCCGCGGAGGTTGAAAGATGCAACGACTCATCCTTGCCATCACCCTGACGGCATTGTTCGCCGCGACGGCGGCGGGCCGCATAGACGAGGGGATGTGGACGCTCGATAACTTCCCGAAGGCGGACGTCGCGCAGAAATACAAAGTCCAGATCACGGACGAATGGCTCGACGGGCTGCAGACCGCGGTGGTGCGCCTCGAGAGCGGGTGCACGGCGTCTTTTGTTTCCCCGGAGGGCCTGGTGCTCACCAACCACCACTGCGCCCAGACGTGCCTCGCGGAGAACTCCACCGCGCAGCGCGATCTTGTGGCCGGCGGCTACCTCGCGGACGCGCGAAACGATGAAATCCGGTGCCAGGGCGAGCAGGCATCCGTCCTGATGGACACGCAGGATGTCACGCCCGACGTGACGCGTGCGCTGGCGGGCGTCGCCGCCGCGGACGCCGCACGCACGCGCAACCAGGTGCTGACGAAGCTCGAGGAGCGCTGCGAAGCAGAGTCCAGGAGCGCAGGCCGTCCGCTCAAGTGCGAAGCGGTCACGCTCTACCAGGGCGGCCAGCACCGGCTCTACAAGTACAAACGTTACGACGATGTGCGGCTGGCGTTTGCGCCGGAGTCTGACATCGCCGCATTCGGCGGTGATCCGGATAACTTCCAGTTCCCGCGGTGGTGTCTCGACATGTCGCTCCTGCGCGTGTACGAGAACGGCAAGCCCGCCGCGACACCCGGTCATCTGTCCTTCAATTGGGCGGGCGCGAAGGAAGGGGAGCCCGTCTTCGTCTCCGGCCATCCGGGGACGACGCAGCGGCTGCTGACGATCGCGCAGTTGAAGACGCAGCGCGACCTGTTCCTGCCGTTCTGGCTGCTGCGCTTCTCGGAACTGCGCGGCCGGCTGGCGCAATATTCGAAGACCTCCCCCGAGGCGGCGCGCACCGCGAAGGACTACCTCGACACGATCGAGAACAGCCACAAGGTGCGGCGCATGCAGCTGGCGACGCTGCTCGACGATCGCCTGATGGAGCAGCGCGCCCGGCAGGAACAGAAGCTTCGCGAGGCGGTGATGGCGAGCGCCGAGCTGAAGGCGCGCGCCGGATCGGCGTGGGACGACATCGCGCGCGCGGAGGCGAGGTATCGGGACATCCTCGTGCCGTACACGTGGATCGAAGGGGGCGCCGGGTTCAACAGCGACCTCTTCGCGTACGCGCGGTCGCTGCTGCGCGCCGCCGACGAGCGCGCCAAGCCGAGCGCCGAACGGTTGCGCGAGTACACCGACACGCAACTGGGACATCTGAAGCAGACGCTGGCCGCCGAGACACCCGTCTACCCGGAGTTGGAACAGGCGCGCCTGTCGTTCTCCCTCGAGCGCATGCGCGAGTACCTCGGGCCGGATCACCCGGTGGTGAAGTCGTCGCTGGGGAAGGCATCGCCCGACGAACGCGCGAAGGCGCTCGTCACCCTCTCGACGCTGGGAGACCCGAAGGTGCGAACGGCGCTCTTCGAAGGCGGCAAGGCAGCAATCGAGGCGAGCCAGGATCCCATGATCGCGCTCGCTCGTGAGATTGACGGCGAGGCGCGGGCGCTGCGCAAGGTGTACGAGAACGAGGTGCAGGTGCCCGAGCAGCGCGCGCAGCAGGCGATTGCGGACGCGCGCTTCAAGGTGTACGGCACCAGCCTGTACCCCGATGCCACCTTCACGCTGCGGCTCTCATACGGCGCGGTGCAGGGTTGGACGGAAGCCGGCCGCCGCATCGAACCGTTCACGCGCCTCGATCGGCTCTACGGGCGCGCGACCGGCGCGCGGCCGTTCGCGCTGCCGCAGCGCTGGGTTGCCGCCAGGACGCGCCTCGATATGAATACCCCCGTCAACTTCTCCACCACCAACGACATCGTCGGAGGGAACTCGGGGAGCGCGGTGGTGAACGCCAGGCCGACGTTTACGGCGCGGCGGAGATTGCGAAGGAACTGGGGATCGCGGAAGCCGCGAAAAAGGTGGCGAGGCGGTAGAGATTCTGCGGCTTCCCGCGTGCGTTCTGCGGCGAGGTGAGACTCAGGCGGCAGGGCCCTTTCGCTGCCGCCTTCTGCGCTCCTGCTTCACCGTGCGCGGGAGCGGCGCCGAGACAGGAGCCATGCGGCGCTCGACCTCGAAATCGCCCCACAGGTCTCGCGCGAACGCCTCGCCACGCTCCACGCTGGCGAGCGCTTCACCCACAGAGTGCCGGTACGCGCGCGCCTGCTCCGGCGTGATGGGCGCCGCGTCGGGCTGGACCGCGTCCAGCAGGGCCGCCGACAGGTCCTTTACGGTCGCGAGCGCGTGATGATAGCGGATCAGGAGTTCGCGAAGCCGCGTGGCCTCGGTCGGCGCCGCTGCGGCCGCCTCTCCGGTGCCGAGTGCGGGAAGTGACAGCTCGCTCATGGGTCCACCTGCGGGTTCAGCGACCAGGCCGGTGTGTCGGCGTCCGCACCTTCGAGCGCCGGCGCGCGCCCGCCGTTGGCGACGCCGTGCAGCCACCACGCCAGCCGCGTCAGCAGCCGGCTCCACCACGGCGCGGGCGTCGCGTCGAGAAACAACCGGATCGGCGCGACCGGCGGACGCGCCACGCGCGGCGCCGGTGCCGGCGCCCCGAGCGCCAGAGCATCCCCTCGCGCCGCGCGATCGATATTCAGCACCGCCAGGTCGGGAAACAGCGTTGCGAATTCCTCGACCGTCTCGGCCGGATCCAGGCCGACCAGCGCCGCGTAGCCTCGCACGTACGACCGGCTGTAGAGGCCGGCGGGCCATCGGCGGCACGTTCCGTCTTCGAGAGCGGCAATCAGCGACGAGCTGAGCTTGGTTTCCTCAGCGATGCGCTCGATCGAAAGCTTGCGCCGCTCGCGCGCCAGGCGCAGGCGGGTTCCAAAGAGCGTGCGTTCTGTCAATGAACGTTCCCCGGGGAGCACAAGAGAAGGTCACGAGCACTGTAGGCCCACGATCGCGCGGAATCAAGCTGAGCAGAACGGTTTTGCGGGGATGAGTGTCGTCCGAGAGTGACCGCGTGCTCGCGCGTGGGCGTCGCGGGCACGCGGTGCGTGAGGAGTGACGAGATCCGTCCGGCCGGACCGATCTCGTCTAGCGGCAGATCGCGCCGGCAAACGCCAGCGACTCGGCGTGCAGGTCGTCGCCGGCGCGGCGGCCGGTGATGCGCACGAGCTTCCCGACACTGTCCCGCAGCTTGATGCTGCGTCCGCTGGTCACGGTCATGCTCACGCTGCGCCTCGTGATGAACCCGGTCTTCCACGAGCGCGCCCGTGGCGCGTTCGGTCCGGTGATGTCGGTCAGCATGAACCGCGCGCCGTGGTCCGCCGAGCGGAGGCAGCCGACAAAGGTCACCACCTCGCCACGGTCCGCGACAGCACGCTTCGACGCTTTGGCCGGCGCGGGCGAGCTGACCGCCGCGGCCGCGAACACCAGCAGGATGAACACGGTTGCGAACAGGCGTTTGGCCACAGGCCTCTCCTTGTGCCGGGGGAGTCGGCGTGGAGGGTGCAACGGCAATGCCTGAAGAGGAGGGCGCTAACCTGCTGTGGCGGCGGGGTTAGCGCGGATCGGCCAACCCCGCCTGGTGTGCGCGCGACAGATCCGTGCGCGCCGATCTCGGTTTCGTGCGCGCCGCGAACGCCGCGCCTCGATCGCTACTGCGTCTTCTTCAGGCGCGGGTCGTCCTGCGGATTGATGTACGTCAGCTCGAACGGCCCCATGGCGTGGATCTGCAGCACGGTTGCCCCTTTCGCCCGCACGTAATGCGCCGCCTTCTTCGGCATCCTCACGAACGATCCGGCGGCGAGCGGGCGCATGGCGCTCTCCTCGGCCTTCTCGCCCATGCCGACGACGAGCGTGCCTTCGAGGACGGTGACGTTCTCGTCGGTTGGATGCCAGTGGGGAGCGACCGTGTAGCCATCCGGGAATCTCACGCGGATGACGAACTGGCCCGCCTTCGTGGGATCGCCGGCGAGGACCGCCGCCTGTGCGCCGGCGGGGAGGGCCGGGGGCGCCGGGCCCCACGTGACGTCGCCGGCCGCGACCATCGCGTGCGCGGACGCCGTGTCCGGCTTCGGCTGCATGCCCGCGTGCGCCTGCGCCCCGAGAGTCGCCGCCGCGGCCGCGAAGATGGCCGCTGTTCCGAGTGCCGCCGCGAACCTGGTCAATCTCATGCGTTTCTCCTCCTCAGCCCACTGCAAGGAGGCAGACTGTAGCGCGGAGAAGAGCGAATGTCGAGACATTCCGTTGGGCTATAATCCCGCGCACTGCGTCTCTCTTCACGGAGGCTTCATGCTGGCAGCCGGCGTCCGTCCCGTGTCCGCCCTCGTCGCAGCGATGTTCGCCGTCGTGTTGTTCGGCGCCGCCGGCGCGGCTGCTGCGCAACAGGAGGTCACGATCACCGGAACCGTGACGACGGCCGCTGATGGTCTCTCGCTTCCCGGCGCGGAAGTCAGTATTCCCGCGCTGGGCCTTTCCGCGACCACCGACACCGCGGGCAAGTACACGCTGACCGTGCCGGCCGGCGCGCGCGCGTCGGCGGTGGACCTGCGCGTGACGTTTGCCGGCCTGGTGACGCAGACCGCGCGCGTGTCGTTGACGGGCGCGTCGGTGACGCGTGACTTTTCGATGACCGTCGGCTTCCACGAGGAGATCACGGTCGGATCGCGCGCGCCCGGCGTGGAGGCGCAGCTCGCCGTGCCGGTCGACATCATCACCTCCGCGGAACTGAAGGCGACCGGCCTCAGCGAGACGGCGCAGATCATCCAGGCGGTGGCGCCGTCGTTCAACTTCCCGCGACCCACCATCACGGACGGCACCGACACCGTGCGCCCCGCGACGCTGCGCGGCCTCGGTCCCGACCAGGTGCTCGTGCTGATCAACGGCAAGCGGCGCCACACCAGCTCGCTGGTGCACGTCAATGGCAGCATCGGCCGCGGATCGACGGGCGTTGACCTGAACGCGATTCCTCCGTCGGCGATCGAGCGCGTGGAGATCCTGCGCGACGGTGCGGCGGCGCAGTACGGATCGGATGCGATTGCCGGCGTCATCAACGTCGTGCTGAAGGGGGGAACGGCCGACAAGAGCGTCGCCTACAAGGTGGGCGGCACCGGTGAAGGAGACGGCGAGCTGAACGAGGTGAGCGGCACTTACGGGTTCGACCTGTTCGGCGGCGGCGTCAACGTGTCGGCGGAGTATCGCGACCGGAACCGCACGAACCGCGCGGGCCCGGATCCACGCCCGCAGGGGACCGACCCCGGCGTCGAGCCGCCCCCGCAGCCGAACCATCGGTGGGGCGATGGCGACACGAACGACACGATGGTGTTCGCCAACGGCGAGTTTCCGCTCAACGCCGCGAAGAATCGATCGCTGTACCTGTTTGGCGGCGTCAGCCGGCGGCTTGGGAACTCGGCCGGCTTTTACCGCCTCGCGGGGGATGCCCGCAACTGGAAGACGATTTATCCGCAGGGATTCCTGCCGCAGATCGAGCCGGACGTGGTCGACGCGTCGCTCACCGGCGGCGTGCGCGGCGCGGCGAGGGGATGGGCGTACGACGCGAGCCTGGAGTGGGGGCACAACAGCTTCGACTTCCACGTCACCAACTCGCTGAACGCGTCGCTCGGGCCGGCGGTGCCGCCGAACCAGACGGAGTTCTACGCCGGCTCGTTCGTGTTCGATCAGTGGGTGGGCAACCTGGACTTCACGCGGCCGGTCAGCGTCGGGCCGGTCCGGCGCGCCAACGTCGCGTTCGGCGCCGAGTGGCGCCGCGAGGCGTATCAGATCCTCGCCGGGGAAGAGCACTCGTATGTCGACGGCGGCTTTGCCAACCAGCTCGGCGGACGCGCGGCGCCGGGCGCGCAGGTTTTCCCGGGGTTCCGCCCCTCGAACGAGGTCGATGAATCGCGCGACAGTGTCGCGGGGTACATCGATCTCGAGGGGGATCTTGCCGACTGGCTGCGCGTGGGCGTGGCGGGTCGCGCGGAGCGCTACAGCGACTTCGGCAACACGGCGAATGGCAAGCTGACCGTGCGCCTCGAGCCGGTCTCGCGCGTGGTCGTGCGCGGCGCGGTGTCCACGGGCTTCCGCGCGCCGTCGTTGCAGCAGTCGTGGTTCTCGGCGGTCAGCACCAACTTCCTGAACGTCGGCGGCACGCTGTTGCCTTTCGAGGTGG encodes:
- a CDS encoding ACT domain-containing protein, with the protein product MLKAHLAKEIVLRMPNEIGTLNGVAKTLADKGFNILAVSAWVEGPDVVIRLLMDDTSRAADTMKARGYHVREVDVVVAEIPHKPGMLRSITDKLAQEEIDIHHLYATSGRGQDQGLVVFATAHNDRALVRLNAGH
- a CDS encoding N-acetyltransferase, with protein sequence MQLTIRQAELADAAAVAAIYNQGIAERGATFETEPRSAADIEARLQDRARFPMVVAEEDGRVIGWAGTGSYRPRACYAGIAEVSVYLDRAARGRGVGRRLLEALAAVARERGYWKLVSRVFPSNAASRALCRACGFREVGTYEKHARLDGRWLDVVIVERLIPENQSQRPPIAT
- a CDS encoding S46 family peptidase, whose translation is MQRLILAITLTALFAATAAGRIDEGMWTLDNFPKADVAQKYKVQITDEWLDGLQTAVVRLESGCTASFVSPEGLVLTNHHCAQTCLAENSTAQRDLVAGGYLADARNDEIRCQGEQASVLMDTQDVTPDVTRALAGVAAADAARTRNQVLTKLEERCEAESRSAGRPLKCEAVTLYQGGQHRLYKYKRYDDVRLAFAPESDIAAFGGDPDNFQFPRWCLDMSLLRVYENGKPAATPGHLSFNWAGAKEGEPVFVSGHPGTTQRLLTIAQLKTQRDLFLPFWLLRFSELRGRLAQYSKTSPEAARTAKDYLDTIENSHKVRRMQLATLLDDRLMEQRARQEQKLREAVMASAELKARAGSAWDDIARAEARYRDILVPYTWIEGGAGFNSDLFAYARSLLRAADERAKPSAERLREYTDTQLGHLKQTLAAETPVYPELEQARLSFSLERMREYLGPDHPVVKSSLGKASPDERAKALVTLSTLGDPKVRTALFEGGKAAIEASQDPMIALAREIDGEARALRKVYENEVQVPEQRAQQAIADARFKVYGTSLYPDATFTLRLSYGAVQGWTEAGRRIEPFTRLDRLYGRATGARPFALPQRWVAARTRLDMNTPVNFSTTNDIVGGNSGSAVVNARPTFTARRRLRRNWGSRKPRKRWRGGRDSAASRVRSAAR
- a CDS encoding helix-turn-helix domain-containing protein encodes the protein MTERTLFGTRLRLARERRKLSIERIAEETKLSSSLIAALEDGTCRRWPAGLYSRSYVRGYAALVGLDPAETVEEFATLFPDLAVLNIDRAARGDALALGAPAPAPRVARPPVAPIRLFLDATPAPWWSRLLTRLAWWLHGVANGGRAPALEGADADTPAWSLNPQVDP
- a CDS encoding cupin domain-containing protein, with the protein product MRLTRFAAALGTAAIFAAAAATLGAQAHAGMQPKPDTASAHAMVAAGDVTWGPAPPALPAGAQAAVLAGDPTKAGQFVIRVRFPDGYTVAPHWHPTDENVTVLEGTLVVGMGEKAEESAMRPLAAGSFVRMPKKAAHYVRAKGATVLQIHAMGPFELTYINPQDDPRLKKTQ
- a CDS encoding TonB-dependent receptor plug domain-containing protein, translating into MLAAGVRPVSALVAAMFAVVLFGAAGAAAAQQEVTITGTVTTAADGLSLPGAEVSIPALGLSATTDTAGKYTLTVPAGARASAVDLRVTFAGLVTQTARVSLTGASVTRDFSMTVGFHEEITVGSRAPGVEAQLAVPVDIITSAELKATGLSETAQIIQAVAPSFNFPRPTITDGTDTVRPATLRGLGPDQVLVLINGKRRHTSSLVHVNGSIGRGSTGVDLNAIPPSAIERVEILRDGAAAQYGSDAIAGVINVVLKGGTADKSVAYKVGGTGEGDGELNEVSGTYGFDLFGGGVNVSAEYRDRNRTNRAGPDPRPQGTDPGVEPPPQPNHRWGDGDTNDTMVFANGEFPLNAAKNRSLYLFGGVSRRLGNSAGFYRLAGDARNWKTIYPQGFLPQIEPDVVDASLTGGVRGAARGWAYDASLEWGHNSFDFHVTNSLNASLGPAVPPNQTEFYAGSFVFDQWVGNLDFTRPVSVGPVRRANVAFGAEWRREAYQILAGEEHSYVDGGFANQLGGRAAPGAQVFPGFRPSNEVDESRDSVAGYIDLEGDLADWLRVGVAGRAERYSDFGNTANGKLTVRLEPVSRVVVRGAVSTGFRAPSLQQSWFSAVSTNFLNVGGTLLPFEVGTFPVESPVAAALGARRLEPETSVNISGGFVLEPVDGMEISVDAYRIEIDDRIVFSGNFTGGRISALLAPFGATGARFFTNAIDTRTNGLDGEFAYRVSLDERNSLRLTAGFNRNDTDIVRLLPTPPQLAGFENVLFDRIERRSIECGQPHTNVILGAGWSGRPVSASMRSQRYGEFCSFSATEALDQNFSPKWLTDFDMTVRLGDASVQVGIQNAFDVYPDLNIPPNSFNGIQRYPSHSPFGMNGRFLYVRVGYSWGQ